In a single window of the Aquarana catesbeiana isolate 2022-GZ linkage group LG13, ASM4218655v1, whole genome shotgun sequence genome:
- the LOC141117516 gene encoding receptor-interacting serine/threonine-protein kinase 3-like isoform X1, producing the protein MLLLPTGDLERLEMVGCGGFGNVYRGWSQTLKMEVALKVVQEGHSSNLKKLMKDLMKERDVMQKASNPHVLRLLGVYEKVEGSLVEHGLVMEYMPHGSLHTLFDDIPAVPWALRFQILHQVVLGMNYLHSLNPPIIHRDLKPCNVLLNKHLDVQITDFGLSKIVGATTSSVPSFAGTLSYMPPEALNDINYQPSKSYDIYSFGILAWTVFSGEEPYPGIPSAIIMRCVTKGQRPAVRVLDRYLDVRMVPEAKELMIRCWDPNAENRPGFHDCSECTSVMYDAYQKEVRSAVRSVEDHLTNMGSSAQQAESSGYISGDTEEFLNALENGGMSQESKPLDRKAAGKGRKPPKQAESSGYISGDAEDFLNALENGGMSQESKPLDRKAAGKGRKPPKAQETVGKTNKNKKDISHTGGVMNKLAGTLTNPGGYKKIPGMLTNKLISKENQRKIGSSKHLKDYNTAAKIFREKLREEPPPILPLIKSIFYS; encoded by the exons ATGCTGCTTCTCCCAACCGGAGATCTGGAGAGGCTGGAGATGGTGGGATGTGGAGGATTTGGGAATGTCTATAGAGGATGGAGCCAGACGCTGAAAATGGAGGTAGCACTCAAAGTGGTGCAAGAAGGCCATAG TTCCAACCTGAAAAAGCTGATGAAGGATCTAATGAAGGAACGAGATGTGATGCAGAAAGCGAGCAACCCCCATGTTCTCCGTCTCCTTGGAGTATATGAGAAGGTGGAAGGCAGTCTTGTAGAGCATGGACTGGTCATGGAGTATATGCCCCATGGTTCTCTACACACTCTCTTTGACGATATCCCAGCTGTCCCATGGGCTTTGAGGTTCCAGATTCTTCATCAAGTGGTCCTTGGAATGAACTACCTTCACAGTCTGAATCCTCCAATAATCCATCGGGATCTAAAACCCTGCAACGTCCTTTTAAATAAGCATTTAGATGTTCAG ATCACAGATTTTGGATTGTCTAAGATTGTAGGGGCTACTACTTCTTCAGTGCCATCGTTTGCAGGGACATTGTCCTACATGCCACCAGAAGCTCTAAATGACATTAACTATCAGCCTTCAAAATCATATGATATTTACAG TTTCGGAATCTTAGCGTGGACAGTTTTTTCAGGGGAAGAGCCTTACCCAG GTATACCTTCAGCAATAATCATGCGTTGTGTAACTAAGGGTCAGAGGCCCGCAGTACGCGTCCTAGACCGATACCTTGATGTTAGAATGGTACCTGAAGCCAAAGAGTTAATGATCAGATGCTGGGATCCCAATGCAGAGAACAGACCCGGCTTCCATG ACTGCAGTGAATGTACATCAGTGATGTATGATGCTTATCAGAAGGAGGTGAGAAGTGCTGTTCGAAGTGTTGAAGATCATCTAACAAATATGGGTTCTTCAGCTCAG CAAGCTGAATCATCTGGCTATATTAGTGGAGATACAGAGGAATTTCTAAACG CCCTAGAAAATGGAGGAATGAGTCAAGAGTCTAAACCGTTAGACCGAAAAGCAGCTGGAAAAGGTCGAAAGCCTCCTAAG caagCTGAATCATCTGGCTATATTAGTGGAGATGCAGAGGATTTTCTAAACG CCTTAGAAAATGGAGGAATGAGTCAAGAGTCTAAACCGTTAGACCGAAAAGCAGCTGGTAAAGGTCGAAAGCCTCCTAAG GCGCAAGAGACTGTTGGAAAAACCAATAAGAATAAAAAAGATATCTCCCATACAG GAGGCGTTATGAATAAGCTTGCCGGCACTCTTACGAATCCTGGTGGCTACAAAAAGATCCCGGGAATGTTGACCAATAAACTAATTTCAAAAGAAAATCAGCGAAAGATAGGTTCCTCTAAGCACCTGAAAGACTATAACACCGCAGCAAAAATATTTCGAGAAAAACTGAGAGAAGAGCCTCCACCGATTTTACCATTGATAAAAAGCATCTTTTATTCATGA
- the LOC141117516 gene encoding receptor-interacting serine/threonine-protein kinase 3-like isoform X2 — protein sequence MKDLMKERDVMQKASNPHVLRLLGVYEKVEGSLVEHGLVMEYMPHGSLHTLFDDIPAVPWALRFQILHQVVLGMNYLHSLNPPIIHRDLKPCNVLLNKHLDVQITDFGLSKIVGATTSSVPSFAGTLSYMPPEALNDINYQPSKSYDIYSFGILAWTVFSGEEPYPGIPSAIIMRCVTKGQRPAVRVLDRYLDVRMVPEAKELMIRCWDPNAENRPGFHDCSECTSVMYDAYQKEVRSAVRSVEDHLTNMGSSAQQAESSGYISGDTEEFLNALENGGMSQESKPLDRKAAGKGRKPPKQAESSGYISGDAEDFLNALENGGMSQESKPLDRKAAGKGRKPPKAQETVGKTNKNKKDISHTGGVMNKLAGTLTNPGGYKKIPGMLTNKLISKENQRKIGSSKHLKDYNTAAKIFREKLREEPPPILPLIKSIFYS from the exons ATGAAGGATCTAATGAAGGAACGAGATGTGATGCAGAAAGCGAGCAACCCCCATGTTCTCCGTCTCCTTGGAGTATATGAGAAGGTGGAAGGCAGTCTTGTAGAGCATGGACTGGTCATGGAGTATATGCCCCATGGTTCTCTACACACTCTCTTTGACGATATCCCAGCTGTCCCATGGGCTTTGAGGTTCCAGATTCTTCATCAAGTGGTCCTTGGAATGAACTACCTTCACAGTCTGAATCCTCCAATAATCCATCGGGATCTAAAACCCTGCAACGTCCTTTTAAATAAGCATTTAGATGTTCAG ATCACAGATTTTGGATTGTCTAAGATTGTAGGGGCTACTACTTCTTCAGTGCCATCGTTTGCAGGGACATTGTCCTACATGCCACCAGAAGCTCTAAATGACATTAACTATCAGCCTTCAAAATCATATGATATTTACAG TTTCGGAATCTTAGCGTGGACAGTTTTTTCAGGGGAAGAGCCTTACCCAG GTATACCTTCAGCAATAATCATGCGTTGTGTAACTAAGGGTCAGAGGCCCGCAGTACGCGTCCTAGACCGATACCTTGATGTTAGAATGGTACCTGAAGCCAAAGAGTTAATGATCAGATGCTGGGATCCCAATGCAGAGAACAGACCCGGCTTCCATG ACTGCAGTGAATGTACATCAGTGATGTATGATGCTTATCAGAAGGAGGTGAGAAGTGCTGTTCGAAGTGTTGAAGATCATCTAACAAATATGGGTTCTTCAGCTCAG CAAGCTGAATCATCTGGCTATATTAGTGGAGATACAGAGGAATTTCTAAACG CCCTAGAAAATGGAGGAATGAGTCAAGAGTCTAAACCGTTAGACCGAAAAGCAGCTGGAAAAGGTCGAAAGCCTCCTAAG caagCTGAATCATCTGGCTATATTAGTGGAGATGCAGAGGATTTTCTAAACG CCTTAGAAAATGGAGGAATGAGTCAAGAGTCTAAACCGTTAGACCGAAAAGCAGCTGGTAAAGGTCGAAAGCCTCCTAAG GCGCAAGAGACTGTTGGAAAAACCAATAAGAATAAAAAAGATATCTCCCATACAG GAGGCGTTATGAATAAGCTTGCCGGCACTCTTACGAATCCTGGTGGCTACAAAAAGATCCCGGGAATGTTGACCAATAAACTAATTTCAAAAGAAAATCAGCGAAAGATAGGTTCCTCTAAGCACCTGAAAGACTATAACACCGCAGCAAAAATATTTCGAGAAAAACTGAGAGAAGAGCCTCCACCGATTTTACCATTGATAAAAAGCATCTTTTATTCATGA